Proteins encoded in a region of the Neodiprion virginianus isolate iyNeoVirg1 chromosome 2, iyNeoVirg1.1, whole genome shotgun sequence genome:
- the LOC124298115 gene encoding uncharacterized protein LOC124298115 isoform X2 — translation MSESVAKSSDSEFCNYRSPLSTRYASKEMQFNFSDQNKFRTWRWLWLHLAKAEMIEETGTVDEDGSIEISRSFVGNETKRYQNRRKARDEFLDHSIRAYLQSDRGAPRGRQSASHLKQAGCTIGAIRSYLNSAAGEANKIICGSLEFIPQQSLGQAYAEMAKISGKAPGRNSSFELNGGSSSSESSASSSQGTEGANSEFGTVGVAVNNLLNFDRLSIGEEKNRTVAAGGGNLFANVQEGYESLNLFENYTFGGNSHGNIDDQVNHSLDNNFADNCFDESNSQQEKIDGEIQFEVDNNFGAKNRKTGREGEQKSRVNRGKKNFAFEQSEGTVYAGSNLLDDNVQGPIEFGGEKFSRTIGTPLNNKRGDGFSNLLQKQFGEKNSGLTKSAAKAATMTRSNLISSVCRQNDWQTIAVNSFNFANFAPPSGRENGRSMLTQNRNIGINSLVLDKNNKNSATGRCNNQRAQNFHQRGKMAAVSQEHGYQMNPNCMNLNNLNDGRDWISAQLAYNACDFNPDYFNTNSCRLASSGNSLATYLGQEFLTDQSQPVFIPSHNRQNNLRNLFHTGEKTLANIAQAACCRIAPAQFQNKKTSNFENPPKAGRPILSRSHASLPQMH, via the exons ATGAGTGAATCCGTGGCAAAAAGCAGTGACTCAGAGTTCTGCAATTATCGGAGTCCACTTTCAACTCGTTATGCCTCAAAAGAAATGCAGTTTAACTTCAGTGATCAAAACAAGTTCCGCACATGGCGCTGGCTCTGGCTTCATCTCGCCAAGGCAGAAATG ATCGAGGAAACCGGAACCGTCGACGAGGATGGGAGCATCGAAATATCGAGATCATTCGTCGGCAACGAGACGAAACGCTACCAAAACCGGCGAAAGGCTCGTGACGAGTTCCTGGATCACAGCATCCGCGCCTATCTTCAGTCGGATCGAGGTGCGCCGCGCGGTAGGCAATCGGCGTCTCACTTGAAGCAGGCGGGTTGCACGATCGGCGCCATCAGGAGTTATCTCAACTCTGCAGCCGGCGAggcgaataaaataatttgcgGCAGTCTCGAATTTATTCCGCAACAAAGTTTAGGCCAAGCTTACGCggaaatggcgaaaatttctgGCAAAGCACCCGGAAGAAATTCCTCGTTCGAGCTCAACGGCGGCTCCTCTTCCTCCGAATCTTCCGCTTCCTCCAGTCAAGGCACTGAAGGGgcaaattccgaatttggGACGGTCGGCGTAGcggtgaataatttattaaacttTGACCGGCTGTCCattggagaagaaaaaaatcgcacCGTTGCTGCGGGGGGCGGAAATCTTTTTGCCAATGTGCAGGAAGGTTACGAGTCTTTGAATTTGTTCGAGAATTACACTTTTGGCGGGAATTCTCACGGCAATATCGATGATCAAGTTAATCATAGCTTGGATAATAACTTCGCTGATAATTGCTTTGACGAATCTAATTCACAGCAGGAGAAAATAGACGGTGAGATTCAGTTTGAGGTCGATAATAATTTCGGTGCGAAAAACCGGAAAACTGGACGTGAAGGCGAACAGAAATCGCGGGTAAATCGAGGCAAAAAGAATTTTGCGTTTGAGCAGAGCGAGGGTACCGTTTACGCAGGTTCTAATCTGCTCGATGATAACGTTCAAGGACCAATTGAATTCGGTGGGGAAAAGTTTTCCCGGACTATTGGTACGCCCTTGAATAACAAGCGCGGTGATGGTTTTTCTAATCTGCTGCAGAAGCAGTTcggcgaaaaaaattccggATTAACAAAGTCCGCGGCTAAGGCTGCGACAATGACGCGATCGAATTTGATTTCTAGTGTCTGTAGGCAGAACGATTGGCAGACTATCGCTGTGAACAGTTTTAATTTTGCGAACTTCGCGCCGCCTTCAGGTCGGGAAAATGGGCGTTCGATGCTCACGCAGAATCGCAATATTGGTATAAACTCGCTGGTGTTAGATAAGAACAACAAAAACTCGGCCACAGGGCGATGCAATAATCAGCGTGCGCAGAATTTTCATCAGCGTGGAAAAATGGCGGCCGTTTCTCAAGAACACGGATATCAAATGAACCCGAATTGCATGAACTTGAATAACCTGAACGATGGGAGAGATTGGATTTCCGCACAGCTTGCGTATAACGCCTGCGACTTTAATCCGGACTATTTCAACACGAATTCGTGCAGACTCGCTTCCAGCGGCAATTCACTCGCGACTTACTTAGGCCAGGAATTTTTGACCGATCAATCGCAGCCCGTCTTCATACCGAGCCACAACCGCCAGAATAACTTGCGAAATCTTTTTCACACGGGGGAAAAAACTCTCGCTAATATCGCCCAGGCCGCCTGTTGCCGCATCGCGCCCGCTCAATTCCAGaacaaaaaaacttcaaattttgaaaacccACCCAAGGCAGGCAGGCCGATTTTGAGTAGATCTCACGCGAGTTTGCCCCAGATGCACTGa
- the LOC124298115 gene encoding uncharacterized protein LOC124298115 isoform X1, which translates to MRNHPSEDRADAAEPSGPPPPPPDRMEKSVGDEEADVTRMRNQRETRMSLEDQVETNRLVLQLVTDSRFNMTQINGQRKLGGPPPGWKGPPPGPGCEVFVGKIPRTLYEHEIYPIFRRMGEVYEIRLMMDFSGTNRGYCFVMFGKPEFAQKAIRELDNFEIRPGRRIGVVASINNCRLYVGQLPTDVASETVIRKIYDITDDVGQVSVYRNVEDQARYALISYKTHRGAAMARRRLVPERATLFGGAEVSIDWAHPGMYPSNVIEETGTVDEDGSIEISRSFVGNETKRYQNRRKARDEFLDHSIRAYLQSDRGAPRGRQSASHLKQAGCTIGAIRSYLNSAAGEANKIICGSLEFIPQQSLGQAYAEMAKISGKAPGRNSSFELNGGSSSSESSASSSQGTEGANSEFGTVGVAVNNLLNFDRLSIGEEKNRTVAAGGGNLFANVQEGYESLNLFENYTFGGNSHGNIDDQVNHSLDNNFADNCFDESNSQQEKIDGEIQFEVDNNFGAKNRKTGREGEQKSRVNRGKKNFAFEQSEGTVYAGSNLLDDNVQGPIEFGGEKFSRTIGTPLNNKRGDGFSNLLQKQFGEKNSGLTKSAAKAATMTRSNLISSVCRQNDWQTIAVNSFNFANFAPPSGRENGRSMLTQNRNIGINSLVLDKNNKNSATGRCNNQRAQNFHQRGKMAAVSQEHGYQMNPNCMNLNNLNDGRDWISAQLAYNACDFNPDYFNTNSCRLASSGNSLATYLGQEFLTDQSQPVFIPSHNRQNNLRNLFHTGEKTLANIAQAACCRIAPAQFQNKKTSNFENPPKAGRPILSRSHASLPQMH; encoded by the exons ATGCGGAATCACCCGAGCGAGGATCGCGCGGATGCCGCAGAACCTTCCGGACCTCCACCACCACCTCCGGATCGGATGGAAAAATCCGTAGGCGATGAGGAAGCGGACGTAACGCGTATGCGGAATCAACGCGAGACACGGATGAGCCTGGAGGATCAAGTCGAGACGAACAGGCTGGTTCTCCAGCTCGTTACGGACTCGCGGTTCAATATGACGCAGATTAACGGACAGCGAAAGCTGGGCGGACCTCCTCCTGGGTGGAAGGGACCACCACCCGGACCGGGATGCGAGGTATTCGTCGGTAAGATACCGAGGACCCTCTACGAGCACGAGATTTATCCGATATTCCGTCGGATGGGCGAGGTCTACGAAATAAGGCTGATGATGGACTTCTCCGGGACGAACAGGGGATACTGCTTCGTGATGTTCGGAAAGCCCGAGTTCGCCCAGAAGGCCATCCGGGAGCTCGACAATTTCGAGATACGACCTGGAAGGAGGATCGGCGTCGTTGCCAGCATCAACAACTGCCGGCTTTACGTTGGTCAATTGCCAACAGACGTGGCCTCGGAAACGGTGATCAGG aaaatttaCGACATCACTGACGACGTCGGCCAGGTCTCGGTCTACAGAAACGTCGAGGATCAGGCGAGGTACGCGCTTATTTCGTACAAAACGCACCGCGGCGCAGCCATGGCACGAAGGAGACTCGTACCTGAAAGAGCGACGCTCTTTGGCGGTGCCGAGGTCAGCATAGACTGGGCACATCCCGGCATGTACCCTTCGAACGTG ATCGAGGAAACCGGAACCGTCGACGAGGATGGGAGCATCGAAATATCGAGATCATTCGTCGGCAACGAGACGAAACGCTACCAAAACCGGCGAAAGGCTCGTGACGAGTTCCTGGATCACAGCATCCGCGCCTATCTTCAGTCGGATCGAGGTGCGCCGCGCGGTAGGCAATCGGCGTCTCACTTGAAGCAGGCGGGTTGCACGATCGGCGCCATCAGGAGTTATCTCAACTCTGCAGCCGGCGAggcgaataaaataatttgcgGCAGTCTCGAATTTATTCCGCAACAAAGTTTAGGCCAAGCTTACGCggaaatggcgaaaatttctgGCAAAGCACCCGGAAGAAATTCCTCGTTCGAGCTCAACGGCGGCTCCTCTTCCTCCGAATCTTCCGCTTCCTCCAGTCAAGGCACTGAAGGGgcaaattccgaatttggGACGGTCGGCGTAGcggtgaataatttattaaacttTGACCGGCTGTCCattggagaagaaaaaaatcgcacCGTTGCTGCGGGGGGCGGAAATCTTTTTGCCAATGTGCAGGAAGGTTACGAGTCTTTGAATTTGTTCGAGAATTACACTTTTGGCGGGAATTCTCACGGCAATATCGATGATCAAGTTAATCATAGCTTGGATAATAACTTCGCTGATAATTGCTTTGACGAATCTAATTCACAGCAGGAGAAAATAGACGGTGAGATTCAGTTTGAGGTCGATAATAATTTCGGTGCGAAAAACCGGAAAACTGGACGTGAAGGCGAACAGAAATCGCGGGTAAATCGAGGCAAAAAGAATTTTGCGTTTGAGCAGAGCGAGGGTACCGTTTACGCAGGTTCTAATCTGCTCGATGATAACGTTCAAGGACCAATTGAATTCGGTGGGGAAAAGTTTTCCCGGACTATTGGTACGCCCTTGAATAACAAGCGCGGTGATGGTTTTTCTAATCTGCTGCAGAAGCAGTTcggcgaaaaaaattccggATTAACAAAGTCCGCGGCTAAGGCTGCGACAATGACGCGATCGAATTTGATTTCTAGTGTCTGTAGGCAGAACGATTGGCAGACTATCGCTGTGAACAGTTTTAATTTTGCGAACTTCGCGCCGCCTTCAGGTCGGGAAAATGGGCGTTCGATGCTCACGCAGAATCGCAATATTGGTATAAACTCGCTGGTGTTAGATAAGAACAACAAAAACTCGGCCACAGGGCGATGCAATAATCAGCGTGCGCAGAATTTTCATCAGCGTGGAAAAATGGCGGCCGTTTCTCAAGAACACGGATATCAAATGAACCCGAATTGCATGAACTTGAATAACCTGAACGATGGGAGAGATTGGATTTCCGCACAGCTTGCGTATAACGCCTGCGACTTTAATCCGGACTATTTCAACACGAATTCGTGCAGACTCGCTTCCAGCGGCAATTCACTCGCGACTTACTTAGGCCAGGAATTTTTGACCGATCAATCGCAGCCCGTCTTCATACCGAGCCACAACCGCCAGAATAACTTGCGAAATCTTTTTCACACGGGGGAAAAAACTCTCGCTAATATCGCCCAGGCCGCCTGTTGCCGCATCGCGCCCGCTCAATTCCAGaacaaaaaaacttcaaattttgaaaacccACCCAAGGCAGGCAGGCCGATTTTGAGTAGATCTCACGCGAGTTTGCCCCAGATGCACTGa
- the LOC124298115 gene encoding uncharacterized protein LOC124298115 isoform X3, whose translation MYIEETGTVDEDGSIEISRSFVGNETKRYQNRRKARDEFLDHSIRAYLQSDRGAPRGRQSASHLKQAGCTIGAIRSYLNSAAGEANKIICGSLEFIPQQSLGQAYAEMAKISGKAPGRNSSFELNGGSSSSESSASSSQGTEGANSEFGTVGVAVNNLLNFDRLSIGEEKNRTVAAGGGNLFANVQEGYESLNLFENYTFGGNSHGNIDDQVNHSLDNNFADNCFDESNSQQEKIDGEIQFEVDNNFGAKNRKTGREGEQKSRVNRGKKNFAFEQSEGTVYAGSNLLDDNVQGPIEFGGEKFSRTIGTPLNNKRGDGFSNLLQKQFGEKNSGLTKSAAKAATMTRSNLISSVCRQNDWQTIAVNSFNFANFAPPSGRENGRSMLTQNRNIGINSLVLDKNNKNSATGRCNNQRAQNFHQRGKMAAVSQEHGYQMNPNCMNLNNLNDGRDWISAQLAYNACDFNPDYFNTNSCRLASSGNSLATYLGQEFLTDQSQPVFIPSHNRQNNLRNLFHTGEKTLANIAQAACCRIAPAQFQNKKTSNFENPPKAGRPILSRSHASLPQMH comes from the exons ATGTAC ATCGAGGAAACCGGAACCGTCGACGAGGATGGGAGCATCGAAATATCGAGATCATTCGTCGGCAACGAGACGAAACGCTACCAAAACCGGCGAAAGGCTCGTGACGAGTTCCTGGATCACAGCATCCGCGCCTATCTTCAGTCGGATCGAGGTGCGCCGCGCGGTAGGCAATCGGCGTCTCACTTGAAGCAGGCGGGTTGCACGATCGGCGCCATCAGGAGTTATCTCAACTCTGCAGCCGGCGAggcgaataaaataatttgcgGCAGTCTCGAATTTATTCCGCAACAAAGTTTAGGCCAAGCTTACGCggaaatggcgaaaatttctgGCAAAGCACCCGGAAGAAATTCCTCGTTCGAGCTCAACGGCGGCTCCTCTTCCTCCGAATCTTCCGCTTCCTCCAGTCAAGGCACTGAAGGGgcaaattccgaatttggGACGGTCGGCGTAGcggtgaataatttattaaacttTGACCGGCTGTCCattggagaagaaaaaaatcgcacCGTTGCTGCGGGGGGCGGAAATCTTTTTGCCAATGTGCAGGAAGGTTACGAGTCTTTGAATTTGTTCGAGAATTACACTTTTGGCGGGAATTCTCACGGCAATATCGATGATCAAGTTAATCATAGCTTGGATAATAACTTCGCTGATAATTGCTTTGACGAATCTAATTCACAGCAGGAGAAAATAGACGGTGAGATTCAGTTTGAGGTCGATAATAATTTCGGTGCGAAAAACCGGAAAACTGGACGTGAAGGCGAACAGAAATCGCGGGTAAATCGAGGCAAAAAGAATTTTGCGTTTGAGCAGAGCGAGGGTACCGTTTACGCAGGTTCTAATCTGCTCGATGATAACGTTCAAGGACCAATTGAATTCGGTGGGGAAAAGTTTTCCCGGACTATTGGTACGCCCTTGAATAACAAGCGCGGTGATGGTTTTTCTAATCTGCTGCAGAAGCAGTTcggcgaaaaaaattccggATTAACAAAGTCCGCGGCTAAGGCTGCGACAATGACGCGATCGAATTTGATTTCTAGTGTCTGTAGGCAGAACGATTGGCAGACTATCGCTGTGAACAGTTTTAATTTTGCGAACTTCGCGCCGCCTTCAGGTCGGGAAAATGGGCGTTCGATGCTCACGCAGAATCGCAATATTGGTATAAACTCGCTGGTGTTAGATAAGAACAACAAAAACTCGGCCACAGGGCGATGCAATAATCAGCGTGCGCAGAATTTTCATCAGCGTGGAAAAATGGCGGCCGTTTCTCAAGAACACGGATATCAAATGAACCCGAATTGCATGAACTTGAATAACCTGAACGATGGGAGAGATTGGATTTCCGCACAGCTTGCGTATAACGCCTGCGACTTTAATCCGGACTATTTCAACACGAATTCGTGCAGACTCGCTTCCAGCGGCAATTCACTCGCGACTTACTTAGGCCAGGAATTTTTGACCGATCAATCGCAGCCCGTCTTCATACCGAGCCACAACCGCCAGAATAACTTGCGAAATCTTTTTCACACGGGGGAAAAAACTCTCGCTAATATCGCCCAGGCCGCCTGTTGCCGCATCGCGCCCGCTCAATTCCAGaacaaaaaaacttcaaattttgaaaacccACCCAAGGCAGGCAGGCCGATTTTGAGTAGATCTCACGCGAGTTTGCCCCAGATGCACTGa